ATATTATAAAAGCTGTGTTCAATCAATATAATATACCTTATTTTATAGATAAAAAAAGAGAAATTGATGATAGTCCTATTATAATTTTAATAATTTCAGCCGTAGAAATACTTTCAAAAAACTGGTCCTATGAATCCATATTTAGATATTTAAAAACAGGACTTTTGAATCTAGAATTTGATGAAATAGATATGCTAGAAAATTATGTGCTTGCAAATGGAATAAGAGGGAAAAAGTGGATTGATCCGAAACCGTGGAATTATAGAATAAACTATGGAAATTTTAATGAAGAAATATCTGAAGAAGAGGCAGAATATTTAAAAAAGATAAACTGTATAAGGGATAAAGTTAGAGAGCCTATTTTAAAGCTTTCGGAGGATATAAAAGGTAAGAAGACAGGACAACAGATGTGTGAAGGACTATATAATTTTTTGCTTAATTTAGAGGTTCCAGAAAAAGTGGAGGCACTTATAAAGGAGTTTAGAAATGCTTCTAAATTAGATAAGGCAAATGAGTATAGCCAAATATGGAATATAGTAATGGATATATTAGATCAAATAGCAGTTGTTATAGGAGATGAATCCATTGGAATGGAGTTATTTAGTGAAGTGCTTGTAAATGGCTTTTCCCAATATAAAATAGGAGTAATACCTGCGTCATTAGATCAAGTTTTAGTCAGTAGTGTAACCAGGTTAAGAAGTCATGATGTAAGAATACTTTATATTGTTGGAGTTAACGATGGAATATTTCCAGCATCTATATCTCTAGATGGAGTATTTACGGATGAAGACAGGGATGAACTGAGGAAAAGAGGAATGGAACTTGCAAAAGATACTAGAAGCAGGGCTTTTGAAGAACAACTTTTAGTATATGGAATACTTACTAAAGCAGATAAATATTTAACATTGAGCTATTCAATGAGTGATGAAGAAGGAAAAAGTAAAAGACAATCTATTGTAATATCTATCATAAAGAAATTATTTCCTAAACTTCAAGAAGAAAGTAATTTGAAAGGTATTTTGGGAGAGAAAGCAGGGATAGAAGCTGTAAATGGACCTAAAGATACGTTTAATGAATTGATTTCAAATATAAGAAGAAGTATAGAAGATAACAATTCTGTAGATCCACTTTGGATTAACGTATATAGATGGTATAAAAATGATACTAGTTGGAGTAAGAAAGTTGAAACTGTTTTAAAAGGATTTTCCTATAACAATTATATTGAAATTTTAGATAAAAGTAAGGTTAGAGGACTTTATGGAAAGCACTTGAATATAAGTGTTTCAAGATTAGAGAAATTTTCAGAGTGCCCTTTTGCATATTTTGTAAAGTATGGACTTAAAGTTGAAGATAGAAAAATGTATAATTTAAGCTCTCCTGATTTGGGAAGCTTTATGCATGATATACTTAAAAAATTTTCCATACAGTTAAAAGAAAAAAAGTTAACCTGGAATGATATAGATAAGAATTGGTGTGAGGAAAATGTAAAAATTGTAGTAGATAGTACTTTAAATGGTATATCAGGGTCTATATTGAACAGTTCAAAGAAGTATAAACATATTACAGATAATTTAAAAAAAATACTTACAAGGTCAGTATGGCTTATAGCAGAACATATGAAAAGAGGTAAGTTTGTACCAAGGGCTTATGAACTTTCTTTTGGAGAATCTGGGGATATACCTCCTATTTCAATAAAACTTCATTCTGGAGAAGAAGTTAGTCTTATAGGAAGAGTGGATAGAATAGATCTATTAGAGCAGAATTCAGTTGTATATGTTAGAATAATAGACTACAAATCTGGTACAAAGGAATTTAAACTGTCAGACATATATTATGGTTTTCAAATGCAGCTTTTAATATATTTGGATGCCATACTTGCGGAACTGGATGAAAAATTTAATAAAGAAGGTATACCGGGAGGAATATTATATTTTAAATTGGATGATCCCATAATAAAAACAGAAGGGAATATAAGTGACTCTGAGATAGAGAAGAGGATACTTAAGAGTCTTAGAATGAATGGATTGCTTTTAAATGATCCTGATGTAATAAGGCAAATGGACAGTAAAATGGAAAAAGCCTCAGATATTATATGTGCTTCCGTAAAAAAAGATGGTAACCTTTCAAAGGTTCAATCATCTCTAGCAACTAGGAAGCAATTTGAATTACTAAGGAAATATGTAAGAAGCACAATAGTAGACTTAAGTGAAAAGATACTAAAAGGAGATATAGAGGCAGCTCCATATAAAAATAAAAGCAGGACAGGATGTAGTTATTGTATTTATTCTGCTATTTGTCAATTTGATACATCTATAAAAGGAAATGAATATAAGATACTTAGGGATAAAAAGGATGAAGAAGTTTGGAAGGATATTGAAGGAAAAGTTGGAAAGTAAAAATTCGAAGGAATAGTTGCAAAATTTGAAGAATTATATGGAACTATTTACTAGAATAATGGTACAGACATCTATATGATAGTAGTACAGATATGTGCATATTTTACAGTTGCAATACATATTGTAAAAAAATATATAAAGTATAATTGACAGGGCAAATGACTTATTATATAATAAATTTGTAAAAACGTTATCAAAGCATTTTGGATATTTATAAAAGATCTGAAGTATACGTAAGCTTTAGTTTTGAACCTACGTTATATAAACGGAAGTTCAATATTTAGATGGGTACATGAAGCCTACTTATAATTAGTTGAAAGTTTAGGAAGATGGAGACATCTGTGAGAACATCCACCTATTTTTGGATAGGTGTCAAAGTAAGGTTAAACGGTATTTTGGATAAAATAAAAGTAATCGTGAAGATTATGATTTCTAAAGAGAGGTTGAGAGATCTCTCTTTTTATGTCTAGCCTAATGTATCTGTATTTCGTTTTAATCTACTTTAAAACCATATTTTAAAATACTTGAAAAAATGAAACTATTCTTTTAAATTGCAATAAAATCTCAATAAAGTATTAAATAAAAATTAAACAAAAGTAACATTAGTAACCTTGACTTTAAATTCTGAATATTTTAAAATGAAATTGTGATCGGTAAAAGTAATTTATAGGCAAATTTAATATATAAAGTTATTGGGGGGTAAACAATGGATAAAAAAGTTTTAACTATTTGTCCTTACTGCGGTGCTGGTTGTAATTTATACTTGCATGTAAAGGATGGCAAGATAATTAAAGCAGAGCCTGCTAATGGTAGGACAAATGAAGGATCATTGTGTTTAAAGGGACACTTTGGCTGGGATTTTTTAAACGATCCTAAAATATTGACATCTAGACTTAAACATCCAATGATAAGAAAAAATGGACAGTTAGAAGAGGTAAGTTGGGATGAAGCTATTAGTTTTACGGCTTCAAGATTGTCACAAATAAAAGAGAAATATGGACCTGATTCTATAATGGGAACAGGATGTGCTAGGGGTTCTGGAAACGAAGCAAACTACGTAATGCAAAAGTTTATGAGGGCAGTTATTGGGACCAATAACGTAGATCACTGTGCCAGAGTTTGACATGCTCCTTCTGTAGCCGGTCTGGCTTACGTTTTAGGAAATGGTGCTATGTCAAATGGTATACATGAAATAGATGATACAGATTTACTGCTTATTTTTGGATACAATGGAGCAGCTTCGCATCCAATAGTTGCCAAGAGAATAGTTAGGGCAAAACAAAAGGGTGCAAAGATAATAGTTGTAGATCCACGTATAACAGAGTCTAGTAGGATATCAGATTTATGGCTCCCTATAAAAAATGGAACAAATATGGTTCTTGTAAATACTTTTGCCAATATACTTATAAACAAGAAATTTTATGACAAACAATATGTAGAAGATCATACTGTTGGTTTTGAAGAATATAAATCCATAGTTGAGAATTATACTCCTGAATATGCAGAAAAAGTTACTGGTATACCTGCAGAGGATATAGTAGAAGCTATGAAAATGTATTCCAGTGCTAAAAATGCTATGATATTATATGGTATGGGAGTATGCCAGTTTGCTCAAGCTGTAGATGTAGTTAAAGGATTAGCTTCTATAGCGTTATTAACTGGTAATTTTGGAAGACCTCATGTAGGTATAGGGCCTGTAAGAGGCCAGAACAATGTTCAAGGTGCCTGCGATATGGGAGCACTTCCTAATGTATATCCAGGTTATCAAAATGTAACTGACGATGCAATTAGGGAAAAATTTGAAAAAGCTTGGGGAGTTAAACTTTCAAACAAAGTTGGGTATCACTTAACACGAGTTCCTGAATTAACACTTAAAGAGAATAAAATAAAAGCATATTATATAATGGGCGAAGATCCAGTTCAAAGTGATGCTGATGCTAATGAAATGAGAGAAACTCTTGATAAATTGGAACTTGTAATAGTTCAAGATATATTTATGAATAAAACTGCACTCCATGCAGATGTAATTTTACCTTCTACGTCTTGGGGAGAACATGAAGGAGTCTTCAGTTCTGCTGATAGAGGATTCCAGAGATTTAGAAAAGCTGTGGAACCTAGGGGCGATGTTAAACCAGATTGGGAGATAATTTCAGAAATTGCATGTTCTATGGGTTATGATATGCATTATAACAATACTGAGGAAATATGGGATGAACTTATAAATTTATGTCCAAATTTCAAAGGAGCAACTTATAAGAGAATGGAAGAAGTAGGAGGGATTCAATGGCCTTGTCCATCTGAAGACCATCCAGGAACTTCTTATCTCTACAAAGGAAATAAATTTAATACACCTAATGGAAAAGCAAATTTATTTGCAGCAGAATGGAGACCTCCTATAGAGCAGATAGATGAAGAATATCCATTTGTTCTTTCTACAGTTAGAGAAGTAGGGCATTACTCTGTAAGAACAATGACAGGAAACTGTAGAGCACTCCAGCAGCTAGCTGATGAGCCAGGATATGTACAAATTAATCCAGTGGATGCAAAGGCTAAGAAAATAGTAGATGGTGATCTTATGAGAGTAAGTTC
The genomic region above belongs to Clostridium sp. AWRP and contains:
- the addB gene encoding helicase-exonuclease AddAB subunit AddB, with amino-acid sequence MSIRFIYGRAGSGKSYYCLQSIKKRIEENENRNLILLVPEQFSFQAEKNLLKSVGQKGMLKAQVLSFKRAAERVFGEVGGGTRKHVNDSGKAILLYEIIERNKRKLKVFGKSTKKQGFVNMISDMITELKKYDISLKLLQDSLDRIENINLKNKLEDIIIIYSEFQERLHKNYIDSEDILSLLYEKLDISNFFNNAEVWIDEFYSFTPQEYKVLEKIMCKSYRTNITLCTDILSENSSLESMDLFLPTQITEKKILEIAKNNNIAYDSPKALKSNSYGRFKGNAELAHLERYIFSYPYKTYKSLNSSIRIFKALNKYTEVENSARDILKMCRDEGFRFRDISVVTGDLDGYENIIKAVFNQYNIPYFIDKKREIDDSPIIILIISAVEILSKNWSYESIFRYLKTGLLNLEFDEIDMLENYVLANGIRGKKWIDPKPWNYRINYGNFNEEISEEEAEYLKKINCIRDKVREPILKLSEDIKGKKTGQQMCEGLYNFLLNLEVPEKVEALIKEFRNASKLDKANEYSQIWNIVMDILDQIAVVIGDESIGMELFSEVLVNGFSQYKIGVIPASLDQVLVSSVTRLRSHDVRILYIVGVNDGIFPASISLDGVFTDEDRDELRKRGMELAKDTRSRAFEEQLLVYGILTKADKYLTLSYSMSDEEGKSKRQSIVISIIKKLFPKLQEESNLKGILGEKAGIEAVNGPKDTFNELISNIRRSIEDNNSVDPLWINVYRWYKNDTSWSKKVETVLKGFSYNNYIEILDKSKVRGLYGKHLNISVSRLEKFSECPFAYFVKYGLKVEDRKMYNLSSPDLGSFMHDILKKFSIQLKEKKLTWNDIDKNWCEENVKIVVDSTLNGISGSILNSSKKYKHITDNLKKILTRSVWLIAEHMKRGKFVPRAYELSFGESGDIPPISIKLHSGEEVSLIGRVDRIDLLEQNSVVYVRIIDYKSGTKEFKLSDIYYGFQMQLLIYLDAILAELDEKFNKEGIPGGILYFKLDDPIIKTEGNISDSEIEKRILKSLRMNGLLLNDPDVIRQMDSKMEKASDIICASVKKDGNLSKVQSSLATRKQFELLRKYVRSTIVDLSEKILKGDIEAAPYKNKSRTGCSYCIYSAICQFDTSIKGNEYKILRDKKDEEVWKDIEGKVGK
- the fdhF gene encoding formate dehydrogenase subunit alpha, whose amino-acid sequence is MDKKVLTICPYCGAGCNLYLHVKDGKIIKAEPANGRTNEGSLCLKGHFGWDFLNDPKILTSRLKHPMIRKNGQLEEVSWDEAISFTASRLSQIKEKYGPDSIMGTGCARGSGNEANYVMQKFMRAVIGTNNVDHCARVUHAPSVAGLAYVLGNGAMSNGIHEIDDTDLLLIFGYNGAASHPIVAKRIVRAKQKGAKIIVVDPRITESSRISDLWLPIKNGTNMVLVNTFANILINKKFYDKQYVEDHTVGFEEYKSIVENYTPEYAEKVTGIPAEDIVEAMKMYSSAKNAMILYGMGVCQFAQAVDVVKGLASIALLTGNFGRPHVGIGPVRGQNNVQGACDMGALPNVYPGYQNVTDDAIREKFEKAWGVKLSNKVGYHLTRVPELTLKENKIKAYYIMGEDPVQSDADANEMRETLDKLELVIVQDIFMNKTALHADVILPSTSWGEHEGVFSSADRGFQRFRKAVEPRGDVKPDWEIISEIACSMGYDMHYNNTEEIWDELINLCPNFKGATYKRMEEVGGIQWPCPSEDHPGTSYLYKGNKFNTPNGKANLFAAEWRPPIEQIDEEYPFVLSTVREVGHYSVRTMTGNCRALQQLADEPGYVQINPVDAKAKKIVDGDLMRVSSRRGSVVSRALVTERANKGAVYMTYQWWVGACNELTANNLDPVSKTPEYKYCAVKIEAIKDQKKAEKFIKDEYAAIKKKMNV